The following nucleotide sequence is from Pseudoliparis swirei isolate HS2019 ecotype Mariana Trench chromosome 7, NWPU_hadal_v1, whole genome shotgun sequence.
AGACAATTATCTTTCTCTACATTGGGTGACGGCCAAATAACATGAAGCTCAATTAAAGTTTTCTTAGGATCCTCCTTGAGGTTTACACTTGCAACTATTTCCCATTGTGTTATTGTTTGCAGTATATTCAATTAATGGAGCGAAAAAAACTTGCGGATCTGAATTATTTTTCCACTGTATTGAGGAAATACCCTGGTCTGTCTCATGAAGTTCCTAATTAAACCCTGCTGTAGTCCATGTTCCTCAATTGCAAATACGTAACTAATCTTGATGCGAAAAGTTAGTTAATATACATAATTGAGACCATAACCTGAAAACCCGTACATAACCGCTAAAAAAAcccaatacaaatatatatatttaatgtatgaTGCAATCTGATTGGTTGGATACAAATTCCTTATAATACTAGTCCGCCCCAACCTTTTGAGAGTTGTCTATAATAATGAAAGAGAGGAATGGGACGCAAAGTTGATGTTTCGTCATTAATTTAGTCTCTGGCGCCCCTCTGTGGAATCTATGCAGAACAGACTTAATTCattttctgttaaaaaaaacctgATTGTGCAACTAATTACCCACACTTTTCTAAAACACTCCAAATGGCTTAACAACTAGAATATGATGATGAAAGCTTGTCATGGGTGCATACTTGACCAATGTATCTTTGTAATAGTGACCCAACAATCTTTCGCTCATTCTTTTGctcgtgcgtgcgtgcgtgcgtgcgtgtttggtGGTGGGGGTACAGCTGCACAGGTGCACAGCTGGAAAGTTATAGACcaatatcattattttatcGAAGAAACGTAAGTGATCAAATATGTAGGCCTACCCTACACCATTTACAAAATTGAagaacaaatacacaaaattcAATGTAATAAATGTTGTTATTGGCatgaaagcaacaacaaaaaacaatgtctCCAAAGCAAATGCAACTACATTGTGTGTCCCTCTCACTGTCAGTGTAAAGTAGAAGCAGATGCAGCTGACCTATGTATGCTACCATGCCAAGGGTGCAGTCAGTAGATAAGAGTATGAGTATACGATAGCCATGTTATCtgtagaaaaaaacatttgtaaacCGACAGTCGGGTGCATCACATATATTTTTTCTGCGCGTGTTTGTTCTCCATCACGTCGTATACTCAGGACATTATGTCTGAGTGCATAACACTGACATGAGCAAGGGAGGGGCTGCCGCAAAACACACCGATAGAATGAATGCAAAGAGCCAAAAGAACACTTCCTGTTGATGCAAAAATTGCAGCAGCAACTGTCTGACACATCTGGACTGGAGAGGGGGAGGCCTGGCTGTAGTGTAAGCGAACTACTGAGGGGAATGGACAACGTGTAATGCTCATCTGCAAGACGGTGAGTTTAATGGACTTCAAATATAGCTTGGACCTGTGACCGTAATGCTTTCGCAACATCGGCGCCTGTTTGCCCTGACAGTGAAAGCATAAAAGGGACATCATTGTCGGCGACCGTGCGCTAAGCAGCCGTATGCTATCTAGCGTTAGCCGCTACTCACACTGGCTGGGATGGGGCGGCTGCGAGCTAAACTAGCGCTAACTGTTAGCATAAGCTAGCTAGCATTGTAACGTCAGCTATTTCGTGACAGCCGACATAGTTTGCGCCCCGCCGTCGACGTTACTTATCTACAGCGCCAGACGATGCTGGAAAGCCTTTTCACGAACTAAGAAAAACACGACGAGCCCGCAGAACAATCCACAGCGCGTTAAAGTGTGAAGTCTGTCTGAAAGTTTCTTTTCGGAAATAATTGCTCGATCGTGGACGAGCTAGTGGAGCTAACGCTGTCGTTAGCTTCGATAGTTCGGGGGTTCGGCCCTGTGAACCGATGCAGGTTTTTAACTGACATTAGTCTACCTACAAGTTACCGGAGACATGAAACATGGTGGAGACGACAAACAAAAGCAGGTCAACTCGACTGTCAAGCTAACGTTAACGTTGCTGCTCTGCTCGGTGGGATAGCTCCCCTCCCGACCACCAACAGCGAGTTAGCTTAACTAACGTTAACTAGTAACGAAATGGTTGGCAATAAAGTTTGAGACGCTGCACATTTGCTCCCCGAGGTATCGGCAGCGTATGCATGTACTATCGGGTAAACGGTACATGCTAATATGTCAGAGTGACCGTGCACGTAACACGGGTAAATGCGagtcttcgtgtgtgtgtgtgagtagctAGGTGAGACTTGCTAAAGGGAAAAAATGTAAACCCACTCTACATTAATGTGGTGGCATCGGGTCCGTTTTTGCAGGACATTTGTTTAGTtggaatattaaatatatcattATTCGTAATGATGTTTGTCAATAATGACTGTGCCGGTAAACTAATTGTACGCGATGTTGGACATTATGGCACAAAAGGACAAAGTGCAGCGACCTGGCGTATTATTCTGTGTTCTTTTTACTATTCATTCGTATTTCAGTGACATTCATTTGCTCGGAAATCCAACAATAAGCTACGTTTACATCTCAGTTTGAAAGGGAGGGGCGTCTGTATTCCCAGAAAATTGCATCTGAAACTAGCCTAAATATTTCCACTTTAAGGCGTGTTGGAACACAGTCGAGCCAAACCAATTACTGCTTTTGCATGAACAACCATTATGGCTTCGCACCATTCAACACTATTTTTTCTGTCCCATTTTAGTTTGAACAGCCAGGAAAAATGATCTCTAGAAAAGAAGTGGGAACGCTGCTGCAGTAGGGGCGAgaccccctagcgacgctggcactcagtggcacttgccagtagttgccgcagctactcagtggcaatcactggcactcagtgctacttgccagtagttgccagTTGTACTGTGGTGCCATCCAGTCGGAAATTTGCTAACTGTTAAAGTCTGTATAGAACATGAATCACTGAAACTTGAATTTCTTTACAGTTTAAAGACCAAGCACGACAAATTCATACCTGATCCTCCAGtgttaaactttagactaactgTGGCATCtcctgagctgagaggagcacgctgtctgtgttggtggatgcccaataaagggaggattaataacgtcgtcccgtctccgtgtcatcagtgccataatgtccgagacgttacaatatcatggtatataagtgtaatagattacgaagtgaaacgtagtagtagcaaaacaatattaaatgctggcactttttgactagctgtggcaccttttaactagtagtggcactttttaactagtagtggcactttttgactagctgtggcatctgctggcaagtgccactgagtgccagtgcttaaactttagactaacagtggcatctcctcaaagtagaatttcatggaggtataaaagtatgacatggtaaaaaaattaattatatatttttttattatgaaagaaaggcgggtacattatacatatcatggtatataattgttatatattacgaagtgaaacgtagtagtagcaaaacaatattcaatatagtacagcagtattgtacagcaatatcgtattgcatattgtaagtaagtctaaaaaaaaccATTATCTATCTATTTGTACACTTAGGcaatgacaaaagaaaaaacccgCAGCTTCTCCATTCTATGACCATAAAACTGATTAACGGCAGCTGATCTGTCGAAACAACAATGGTTGTTCCACCCACAGCTTCTCGGCGAGTGTCGTTCGCTTGCTGCCGTCCTGCCACTTGAGCGTTGCTGCCGGCGACTCGTCGCAAACACGCCGCTGAGtcgtcgctgagtactggcaccgagcggcacttgccaccgAGTTGCcactgagttgtcggtgccagtgattgcactcgccctctctcccctGCTGTGTGGTCTCTCCTGGTAATCTGGTACCGTCAGAGATTATTGTTTGTGTGCTCATCAAAAGCACGTTTGATGCTGGCAACAAGATGTTGTAAATTAAGGCCCATAATAATGTTTATGGATGTTGGTCTGAATCAACTGCATGTAAGATGCGTATTCTCCCTAACCTCACTGTTTTTATTACCATTGGTTACAATAACCAACGTTATCTGTAGAGAGCAGCTTTATGTACTGATTGTACACCTACTTTGTGGTAATTTGGTGTTGTTGGAATGTATTCGGACATGTATTGTGAACATGTATACCAATTGAAAGTTGTTGCTATATATTTGCATCAATATTGTATTAATCTGTTCACTGTTGTATTGCTGTACAACAGGAATACTATTCCCACAAAAGCAGCCACAAACAACACTGTGCTAACACTTTTTAGTGTTTCTGTAGTCCGTTTATGGTGAAAAGGGGAGAAAAGTAACGTTGCGTTGTTTGATGGCAACGAACTGCCATCAAATAGTCCTTTGGTGGAGACCAGCAGGTGGCAACTTAGCAGAAGAATGTTTTCTGACTTCTTGGTGCCAAACAACAGAAGGAGCTGCTACTTGGGTCCAAGCTCTTCTTGTTTGACCGTTGGCTCCAGCTTGGCTCTCTCGTGGTTTTGTCTTGTGTAAAACTCTTGAGAAGGTTTTtatgtgttcatatgtttacGTTCGGCGGGCAGCTTTGCAGTCTGAGCAATTTTGTATCTCTAAAGAGGAAGGTTGCAGTTGTAGTTCTATGTGACAGTTTGACAAGCTAATTTGAATGCAGTGTGTAATAAACTTACGGTTCTTGTAATGTAACAAAGTCATGAATCAAGTTTAAGctttagttatttattataGTAGAGTAACAACGAGGATCTTTCCTTGTGTGTTGGTTTTGGCATCCGTGTGGACAAAAGCAGTAGGGTTTCCAAATACCAGTTCCTCTTTGGgaaactttttcttttacttgatTAGCATCCTATACGCTTCTGGTTCTTCCTTCCTGCCAACAATACGGCCTGGGCTTCCAGCAGTGTGGTGTTGCTGTTGgctccggaggaggaggaggaggaagaaatattttgtataatttTGACTATTTATCATGATATTGCCCAGCTCTAGGGCGAATTATGGAGGGCAGGGTTAGACTACTATTTTGAATCCACCAGATACCCTTTCTCATACACTTGATTCCATTTAGCCATCTCTCAGCTTTGAGCAACACCACACAACCAAGACAAAGATAATCTTGTGATTATGGCAAAGTTACTCTTACTTCACTGTGCCATCCTGTGTAATTCTTTTGAGAATGAATATGTTGTTGGTAAAGTATAAAGAAAACAAGGCGTGGCTCATGTCTTCCACTTGTGTTTCTAAGCATGCGAGGAGGCTgaaataaaagatgaaaatgTTCTTGTTTTCCAGTTGTTTAtgtaaaaataagaaaacacaCCCAAAGGCTAAGCATACAATATTTAGCTCTGCATACTTAGCTCCCACTGTGGCTGAACAATTTCCACAATGCAAGTTGCGTTTCATCCTCACAGCAGCAACGATCCTCACATCATATCCGTTCCCTTTGTATCAGAATGGAGTCTATTTTCATCCGTTTGAAATTGCTCTCCCAACCTTTGCTTGTTAAGCAATTCTGTTCTGGGTTCGGTCTGCCCCTCGAGCGGTTTTTCAAAGTATGTAAAATGCTGCTGATGTTGAAGAAAGCATACAATGCCCGCTTGCTGACTTCGATTTTTACACTCGTGTTTCTTAATATTTGGAGCGACATGCTTAAGTTATCGTCTTCAGCTGATGTCTTACCAGAGTTTTGCTGACTATAACTAACACAATGTACTCGGCTTTCTTTAAACCTGCCTCAAGcagatgtgtaaaaaaaaaaaatgaggtGTATTACCACGCAGGCGAATTGTCTGGCATATTTCTTGCTGAGTTTAAACATTTTCAGTTTTCCCCGTGCGAGCCAAGCATGTGACCCTCACCTAGCATGTGCATCTCAAATACTGAGTGTACATTCTTTGGCTGCCCTTCAACTTGGCTCCGTTTAGTATGCATGCTGTTGGCAGCCATTCCTGATGTGTTTAGTGTCTGAACATGCTGTATTTGAAGGCTGCTAATGGGGGAGTGAGAATAATACACTGTGCACCTTCTTCCGATTCTCGGTTTTGCGACATCGTTCCCCCTCCTGTGCCAGGACGAGAACATATGGTTCGTAAGACAGGTGTCTTGGCAAGCTTTGGCAATCGGAGGAAGTGTTTACGTAACCAAAGTGCTGATGGAGACTCTGCGCAGAAGATCATGCTGAATTGCCAGGCAGGggttgggagggagggaggaggaggaggtgcataAGGAGAGATGGGAGAAGAGCAGATGGAGTGGGGGGAGACAAGGGTTGAGCTGGAGAACTGACGCATGGTTTTGCAACGAGGGAATATTTGCTCTTACAAACACAGAATCGCACACGAGGCGCAGTAAAGTATGATTCACGGTGTTCTTAGTTCTGCTGAGAAGAAAGGATCTACGTCTCTTCATGTTGAGGAACCGGCTCAAGTCAGCATCCTGGTGTCTGAGGGTACGATGCAGCTCCGTGTGCACAGGGGAATCTAGTCTGGTCTTTTTGCCAGAATATGTTTCAGTCGGTGTGAATGTTATTCTTTGTGTGCTATGAAATATCTTAATGCAGGGAGGGGCTGGTGTCAGTTGGAGAGACTGACGAACATGAGACACAATTCGGCACTTACCAAACTGGTTGCATCAGTCACTTATGATTATGGGCTAGGGTTGTCAAAAttgaccccaaaaaaaaaccattgGACTATtagtaacaaataaaataaatactattcaaatatttactttttattgcATGACAtgacatttagcagacgcttttatccaaaagcgacttacaataagtgcatttcaacctagagtacaaactaagaacaacaagaatacagaaagtaacatttccccaatatagtcgaactacaagagtaccataataagagccgtttaagtgccactgaagtgctaatctgtgttttaatccagatagtcggaaaagacgtgtttttagtttccggcggaaggtgtagagacttcctgccgtcctgatgtcagtggggagctcgttccaccaatcaggagccaggacagcaaacagtctggatgtagagtgattagctcgaagtgcgtTATGTCCATGAAGCCTTGTCCTTACTGTCCACGAGCGGACCATTCTGTGCTGAGCTTTTATCAGGCGCCCTGTTTCTATTTATTCCCGTTGATCACTGTGAACGCTTgcaatgatatgatatgatatatagctttattcgtcccacagtggggaaatttgaaaaatctcagcagcggtgcacatcagagcattaataaaataaatactaatactaaatataaaagTAAAGTGCTGATGGACGAGAGAAATGGCGGAAATAAGGAAATGAGGTGTCAGCTGGCTGGAGTGAAATTGCCTGAACGTTTCTTTGTTGTGGTTGGTTATATTTTGTCATAGTCAATATACAACTTGTGTTTACAAAAAGGCTTAAGATACTTTCTAAAACTCTTACTGCATGCTCAACTGCCAAACGGAACCGGATGTTCTTCTTTTGCAGCCAAACGCGGCATGGCCTTTACCTTTCATGGCGTGGTTCATATGTGACTGGTTCCTCCAGTCTCAATTGTTCACAACTTCTCAATTTTCCTGTTTCGCAATGATGGTAATTGTTTAATGGCGACATTTGATAGGACAGGAGGGAAACTAACCCTCGGCATCCTATTATTCTGCACTAGTTTTTTCTTCCAAAATAAAACAGATTCCAGTGTATTCCAGTATACAGTGGGTAGATTACAAATTGAACAAGAGAGCCAGGGGCACATTTGACGAATAAATTATAAAACATAAAGATATTAAGTGTTTTTCATATCCTTTTCGCCATTTAAGTTAGAAAGTAGGAAAATAACTACAGTATCCATACTTTCATTTGTGACATCCAGACTGCAAATATATATCCTAATAAAACTTCCATTTCAGATCTGTACAATCCAGATTTTATCTAATTTAATTTCAGTTATTccaaactgaaaaaaaacattccagatctccaaaatgtaatttgtaatactcaaaatataaacaaaaataatttcaTCGGGCTTATTAGCTCAATATAGCCAATGCCAATCAGTCAAAAATGTCTTTATTAGGCCTGATACGGATCTTGGAGATAGTATACATTTCTGTATCCTTCTTTTGCAAATAcaattgttcatttattaactATATAGTAAGCTATCTGATAGTATGTTTAAAATGGCTTACACGAGTggaaacacacaacatacatatTTCTGTCAGCATACCCAACCAGAATAATATGTTCACTAAAGTGTTGTTGACGTGAGTTGTCTAGGCTGTTAGTTCGCTGAGGTCCAACATCATTCGACGGTTGAGGATTTCTCCCGAAGAGCTAATATACATTTACAGTAAAGTTAGTGCTAGAGGAAATGATAGAAGGATGGATGGGTCATGTCCGCCACCATAATCGTCGTGACCAGGATTGAACCTGCCTTCAGCTAGGATGCGTGGTCGGGTTTTTTTTCCAtagtgctaaaccggtacttttaaaacgataccggtgcctaaacggtgcctgaaccgatacttattttttttaaacgcacagaggacattaaaaacctctttggccatattccctgtagaagccgttatcatggagcactgacacacaacggatatcagactgttaacatacactatatatgttctccattatatgatgtgatatgtattgtcatgtgcagactttatagggttaatcctgtcactgtgttgatgggcaaagagaacaaccaatcagaggtactgaagatgacacgtgacaaataaagttttgcttctgacagcgagagttacactgaaacaaagtgacgccccacggtctctattcctccgtcattatattcccggtaacaccgggtatacagccaggaccgctgtacatcaacacatctgctagcagactgtcacgctcgtagctagcgctagctacgagctaacgctagctacgaactagcttaagcatggttataatggctaatttattatttcttgggctacttttatgaatgcaagacttgcaatcaacgttacggtactaatctgagttcaggatgctcgtcataatcggtctccacgtgttcagggggaccggtgacggtctccccatcgcgcccagcctgaaactggtgtgctcgacacgggttcacgtagtcacacacgacGCAACCTCCGCcgtcagagttaaatatgataggctatcgtaacctgctgacagggcggagtcacctgagaagttcacaacaatagtttttttcaatttcaatcggctcaggcaccggaaagaagcaccgaaatgtgcgttgcgtttcgatccgggtaataccggttgtattggaaccggtaccatattggcaccgggtttcagTACCCAACCCTAGCTTCAGCCCAGTCTGATCTCACAGTTGGCTTTGTGGTTAATACGGTTTATGTTAGTAAAAGGTTAATTAATAATCTGCCAGCCTTGAAGTGACTGAGCGCCTTGAAGCTGCTACACATTCTGTGAACTCATTTAAATGCAACTCCAACAAAATATATCAGACTTGAGTTAAGGATGAACTTTATCGGCTACTCGGATGTGCTCTATGAAAGGCTTGGCATATAAATGGTTCATATACAGTACCATATAAAAGTAACCGTGTCATTTTAAACAACCTACTTTCTTATTCATACAATATAATAGTTTTTGTGAACTGTGAAATTTCAAAAATGCCGCAGTGCATTGCAAATGTTTCAAAacctaatgttttttttccttccttttctccTCAGGCAGCCAAACTGGAGAAACATATCCAAGAGATGGACGACGGCAGCTACATCGAGTTCGATGTGCCGGAGTTCAGTAACACTGTTCTGACCCAGCTCAATGAGCTGCGGCTGCAAGGGAAGCTGTGTGACATCATTGTTCACATTCAGGGCCAGCCATTTCGAGCCCACAAGGCTGTGCTGGCAGCAAGCTCGCCCTACTTCCGTGACCACTCGGCTCTCAACACCATGAGTGGCCTTTCCATTTCAGTCATCAAAAACCCGGAGGTCTTTGAGCAGCTCCTTTCGTTTTGCTACACAGGTCACATGTCCCTGCAGCTCAAGGATATCATCAGTTTCCTCACTGCTGCCAGCTTTCTGCAGATGCAGGCCATCATTGACAAGTGTACCCAGATCCTGGAGAGCATCCACTCCAAGGTCAGCCTCCCGGTTGATGTTTGTAGCCCAGGCAAGGATGACTTGCAGACCAGCAGCAATGGGGTCAATGACAGCAACCTCTTTGTAAACCCGACCCAGATCTCCCCCCCTTACTACTCCCGGCAACCTCAGACGGGACACGAAGCGCGCTTTGAGCTGGCAGGAAAGGGCCCGGGCCGGGGTCGCCAGCAGCCAGAGGAAGGCCAGTCGGACCGAGGCAGTAGCGACAGCGTCTCTGAGCACGATGCTCCCATGGAGGCAGAAACGGAGCAAGTGGAACTGATCGGCAAAGATGGGCAAGTAACAGATGTGCATGTGAAGATCGAGAAGACCGACAGGCCCACTTACTCCGATAGCTCCTCAGCCGGCGACGATGGCTACCATACAGAGTTGGTAGATGGGGAGCAGGTGGTGGCTGTCAGCGTGGGTTCTTATGGTTCTGTCATCCAGTCTGCTGCCTATTCCTACTCAGGGCTGTCCTCCCCTTGCTTCGTCAACCTCACCAACTCCAGTCCTTCCCGCTCCATGCTCAGTGGCTACAGAGGTGGACGGGCCAGGGCCAAGCGCCCCGTGGCCATCCCAGCAGGAGTGCTGAGTCTTCTCAAACCGGGCTCAGATGACAGCGAATCAGCTGTGGGAGCCACGGGGTTGGAGAATGACGTGCGAGAGCGTAGCCTGCGAAGCCAGTGGTACCCCTACAACGAGAGACTCATTTGCATGTACTGCGGGAAGACCTTCAACCAGAAGGGGAGCCTGGATCGTCACATGCGCCTGCACATGGGCATCACACCATTTGTTTGTAAGTTCTGTGGCAAGAAGTACACGAGGAAAGACCAGCTGGAGTACCACATCCGTGGCCACACGGACAACAAGCCCTTCCACTGTCAGATATGCGGCAAATGCTTCCCGTTTCAGGGCACCCTTAACCAGCACCTGAGGAAGAAGCACATGGGAGCAACGGACGGGAGCAATCATGTAGACTCTTCCAAAATAACGGCGGGAAGCACAGGTCCGAAGGACCGAGCGGATACGACTGAGGCGATGGCCTTTGAGGCGCAATATGCAGAAGAGGCACCGGCCCCGAATATGGAGGAGAGTTCAAAATGCAGTCCCGATTTTTAGCTCCAGCTTCAGCTTAAGGAAGCTTCAAGAAATGTTTATCTTAACTCAACTAaaggaccttttttttctttttgaatcgGCTCCCTCTACTAAAGACATTTCTTGCGTCAAGGGTTCCTGTCAATTTAGTGAAATTTCGATGTTGAATGCTGAGAGTAAATGGGTGCTTTATAGAAATTTGATTATTTCAAGCAAAGGGAGTAACGACTTACTATTTTCGAGGAGGTCCCAATAATCAAGACCCCCTGATTGATTTCTCTTTTTATCTTtccatgttttttaaaacatatttacagaGTTATATAGGCATGTTGCAATAACTGATAATGTGAAAGCTCTGGTAAGATGCTTGTCATATCACCTTTTTACCTGACCTGTTTTTGCACATGTGGCCACAGGAGGTCACTTACTCACAAGGAATGATTTTTCTGCCAGTGCAAAGCTTCGTGTGACATATCCGTTCAATACCTCAAGATGCAACTACACACTCATAAGAGACAGTATTTTAACTTAAATGAAACTCACCAGGTTCTACCTCATAGCCAAGAACCTACTAGGCACAGCTGTGTTTACCGTTGGAAATCTGTTTTCGGTTGTATGTGCATTATCTTATTGCCA
It contains:
- the zbtb34 gene encoding zinc finger and BTB domain-containing protein 34 isoform X2, which gives rise to MLICKTAAKLEKHIQEMDDGSYIEFDVPEFSNTVLTQLNELRLQGKLCDIIVHIQGQPFRAHKAVLAASSPYFRDHSALNTMSGLSISVIKNPEVFEQLLSFCYTGHMSLQLKDIISFLTAASFLQMQAIIDKCTQILESIHSKISPPYYSRQPQTGHEARFELAGKGPGRGRQQPEEGQSDRGSSDSVSEHDAPMEAETEQVELIGKDGQVTDVHVKIEKTDRPTYSDSSSAGDDGYHTELVDGEQVVAVSVGSYGSVIQSAAYSYSGLSSPCFVNLTNSSPSRSMLSGYRGGRARAKRPVAIPAGVLSLLKPGSDDSESAVGATGLENDVRERSLRSQWYPYNERLICMYCGKTFNQKGSLDRHMRLHMGITPFVCKFCGKKYTRKDQLEYHIRGHTDNKPFHCQICGKCFPFQGTLNQHLRKKHMGATDGSNHVDSSKITAGSTGPKDRADTTEAMAFEAQYAEEAPAPNMEESSKCSPDF
- the zbtb34 gene encoding zinc finger and BTB domain-containing protein 34 isoform X1; the protein is MLICKTAAKLEKHIQEMDDGSYIEFDVPEFSNTVLTQLNELRLQGKLCDIIVHIQGQPFRAHKAVLAASSPYFRDHSALNTMSGLSISVIKNPEVFEQLLSFCYTGHMSLQLKDIISFLTAASFLQMQAIIDKCTQILESIHSKVSLPVDVCSPGKDDLQTSSNGVNDSNLFVNPTQISPPYYSRQPQTGHEARFELAGKGPGRGRQQPEEGQSDRGSSDSVSEHDAPMEAETEQVELIGKDGQVTDVHVKIEKTDRPTYSDSSSAGDDGYHTELVDGEQVVAVSVGSYGSVIQSAAYSYSGLSSPCFVNLTNSSPSRSMLSGYRGGRARAKRPVAIPAGVLSLLKPGSDDSESAVGATGLENDVRERSLRSQWYPYNERLICMYCGKTFNQKGSLDRHMRLHMGITPFVCKFCGKKYTRKDQLEYHIRGHTDNKPFHCQICGKCFPFQGTLNQHLRKKHMGATDGSNHVDSSKITAGSTGPKDRADTTEAMAFEAQYAEEAPAPNMEESSKCSPDF